The following are encoded together in the Lathyrus oleraceus cultivar Zhongwan6 chromosome 3, CAAS_Psat_ZW6_1.0, whole genome shotgun sequence genome:
- the LOC127126716 gene encoding uncharacterized protein LOC127126716 yields MEIHSSVVAKRLWNVLRIAFFMMRKGLISKRKMIMDMNLMMKKGKVLRKSLSNLMSSSQNRHRNKIGGGFMIHDYEFSCSNSPNPGYFNLSKRKHHFNFPCINAPEVIEDETLPCYQLSSPLEIENVCQGSVAMVPKTPEYTFNFRFDSSEERKSSPFSVRVSNYSALEENEEIENCQVDDEAEDFIRKFYEQLRTQRRVQLPGF; encoded by the coding sequence ATGGAGATACACTCATCTGTGGTAGCTAAAAGGCTGTGGAATGTGTTGAGAATCGCATTTTTTATGATGCGGAAAGGACTTATATCAAAGAGAAAGATGATTATGGATATgaacttgatgatgaagaaaGGGAAAGTGCTAAGAAAATCATTGAGTAATTTAATGTCATCATCACAAAACCGTCACCGGAATAAAATTGGTGGCGGATTTATGATACATGATTATGAATTTTCTTGTAGTAATAGTCCAAATCCTGGTTATTTCAACCTGTCAAAACGTAAGCATCATTTCAATTTCCCTTGTATTAATGCTCCAGAGGTTATTGAAGATGAAACTTTACCTTGTTATCAATTATCATCACCACTTGAAATTGAAAATGTGTGTCAGGGTAGTGTGGCTATGGTGCCTAAGACTCCTGAATATACATTCAATTTTAGGTTTGATTCATCTGAAGAGAGAAAAAGCTCACCTTTTTCTGTGAGAGTCTCGAATTATTCTGCATTGGAGGAAAATGAAGAGATTGAAAATTGTCAAGttgatgatgaagctgaggaTTTCATTAGAAAGTTCTATGAACAGCTAAGGACGCAAAGGCGTGTGCAATTGCCGGGGTTTTAA
- the LOC127130705 gene encoding protein SRC2 homolog encodes MDSSFINLKLISCKDIHAFNFFQKLTLYAQVSIASNNPRIQLNERNTQQQRTPTHRDADEDGTNPEWNYNMLFDLAFLSQHSDPADFFLCFEFRHDGVILGDKFIGESRVPITDLISDVDGITRFVSYEIRSADGKPNGIFDFSYKLEGVGKQSTQILDGRISGYPVLTPEDCAPVKYPISEIERPCCYPTGCSVQEGPFYAPVAATVTAMAPPPVSYPFAGECNSYYPPPQPSMYPYPPPPPPRERLYPPIGPEASHWQSGPYFENRW; translated from the coding sequence ATGGATTCCAGTTTCATAAACCTGAAACTCATTTCATGCAAAGACATTCACGCCTTCAACTTCTTCCAAAAACTAACCCTCTACGCACAAGTCTCGATCGCCTCCAACAACCCCAGAATTCAACTCAACGAGCGAAACACACAGCAACAGAGAACACCGACACACAGAGACGCCGACGAAGACGGAACCAATCCCGAATGGAACTATAATATGCTTTTCGATTTGGCTTTTCTCTCTCAACATTCAGATCCCGCCGATTTTTTCTTATGTTTCGAGTTTCGGCACGACGGCGTCATCCTTGGGGATAAATTCATCGGAGAGAGCCGCGTCCCGATTACAGATCTGATCAGTGACGTCGACGGTATCACGCGGTTTGTTAGCTACGAGATTCGTTCTGCTGATGGGAAGCCGAATGGGATCTTTGATTTTTCGTATAAGCTGGAAGGGGTTGGGAAACAATCGACGCAGATTCTCGATGGGAGAATATCGGGATATCCTGTTCTGACTCCGGAGGATTGTGCTCCGGTAAAATATCCCATATCAGAAATCGAGAGACCGTGTTGTTATCCTACAGGTTGTTCTGTTCAGGAGGGACCGTTTTATGCACCTGTTGCGGCGACGGTAACGGCGATGGCGCCGCCTCCTGTTTCATATCCGTTTGCCGGAGAATGTAATTCTTATTATCCACCGCCGCAGCCGTCGATGTATCCGTACCCTCCTCCGCCTCCGCCGAGGGAGCGGCTTTACCCACCTATTGGGCCTGAGGCTAGTCATTGGCAATCAGGCCCGTATTTTGAAAACAGGTGGTGA